One Carya illinoinensis cultivar Pawnee chromosome 5, C.illinoinensisPawnee_v1, whole genome shotgun sequence genomic window, ATGATACAAATAACTTCAATATGGATGCTCAATGTGACTAACACATAAGAAAACATTACTTAAATATTACAGCTTTTGTAGTTGCatactcaagaaaaaaaaaaaaaaaccctgttCACTTATGCTAGAGAAAATACAAGTAAAGAACTAACCATCTCCTGTATGAAAGTGTTTTAGGATGACCAAACTTTCGGTTCCTTGTACAGGTCTCTTCAAATTCCAATTTCATACGGCGTGACAACCAAGAGAAATCATGCCACTCCACGATGTGAGTTCTCAAATATCAGCTCTCCTATtccacaactctctctctctctctctcttcatgcAATCAAAAGTTCAGAGGTTGACACGTACTGCAAGAGCAAAAATCCAATAGGGCAGAAAGAATTCGGCTGTACAAGCAACATGAGAAAACCAAGCCGTAAAACCTATAGTAAAATTGTATATCCATTTCTATAGGAAAATATGTTTGTCTTATGAATACATCATGcttaatatttacaaatatttaGTACATGATTCCTTTATTTGTTGTTCAACCTTTTTATAATCACAAAATGTTTGGCAAACGATTCCAGCAGTCAATATCTCCCTATTATATAATCGATAAAATTATTGTTTACTGAcctataaaaaatgttattgtctaccggaaaaaaataaaaaaaaaaaagcaacagtCAATATCAAGTCACAACAATAGTTACCCAAGAAACAACGAAGAGTCATCCACTAGAAAAGCAGCTATACTCGCAAAAGCATGAATGGAAATCATGGACTTAAATCAGGTATTCGTTAAGGAAGTAGAGATTTGCTGTATTCTCTCATGAATTGAAACTCTCCACTCCACTAAATTGCACTGccaaaaaattttagaattgaAATAAGACAAtgaccttttttttataagcacgAAATACTACAATAAAGTACTTCCAGCATATTGACACGAGATATTCATACTTCAACTCCCCGTTGGAAGACTGATACAAAGAGGGCCTTCGAACAATCATGGTAAATCATTATATTCCGAACAAGACCAACATACTGACTATAAGAGTGTACTTACAATATCGTTAACCACTCATTCTAAATGTccaaaatttacaataaaaagtGAAGAACTCGGTCTCTGGAACATCACAAGcaacaaaatttttgttttcttattttgattAGTCACAAGCAACAGAAAATACATCATACAGACATTGTCTGAACAATATGCAACAAAGAAATTGATCCCTAGAGTAAACAATGCTACCTCCGTGTCCTATAAGTCCATTAACAAGCCAGGGAAACATGTGGATAATTACAATGGAAGCACATTTAGGATTTTAAACTAAAAACCAAACAGTGCTATTAGAGGGTGGGTATGGTGTTTTCTCCTACCTATTGACTTCCGGACTGGCCTCGAAATGATCTACTCCCACAACCAGAAGCTTGAAGAACAGCACAGCACTGAAATGTAGCGGAGATTGTCCTTGACTAGGAGCAACTTATAAGCAGTCCAGCAGCCCAGGCCTGAAGAACCATCACAAGAGATTGCTTTTTATTTCCGGTTTCTCCTACAATACTTTAACGGATATCTATCAGGCTCTCCATTGTATCGTTTATCCTTGGGCATAGTCGGTTTGTGTTGTTGATGAGAAGATCGGTTTGCAGAGTCCATACTATTATCATCTCCATTTGAGTTTGACAACTTAATGGAACAGCTCCCCTCTCCCTCCAATCGCACACCCAGAATTCCAAACTCAGAGTCACACCTCATTTGGCATTCACCGTCCTTGACACCACTCGTCTCAATCTTTCCAACTGACTTTAGACAATTGACATTCATGGAAGAACCACCGTCCAAAGACCCGGCACATACCACAGGTTCCAAAACACTTCTATCAGGTTCAAGCTTCCCACAAACATTAGGATACCCCAAGCATGACCCTCCAACCAACGAATCACCCTTGTTCTCCCATAAGTTCCTTGAAATCCTAGGCGAGCTATTCATCGCCCGGTGCAACTGAAACGCCAGTTCCGCATCATCAACAGTCTGCACCTTCTCCCCATTCTCATCTCTACTGGCGACAAAATCCAGAGCATTAGTCGCCAACTCTACCGCCCTCCTCGCCACTACTGCTTTCCTCACGGCCTCCACTCTAGCCTTAGCAGCCTCTTCAATCTTCTTCTTAGCCACGCAATTTGCATTCTCCGCCACATCTTTCAACGACTTCGCACCATCCAGAATCCTAGAATCTCTCGCTTTCCCACCACTCCTGTCCCTCCTCCTAATCTTCCTACCCCCAAAAAGCGCTCTGGACAAAGCTATCGGCCTGGGCACCCAACAGTCCACACAAACCGAAAACTCCTCGCCGGAACACGAATATGACCACGGCGCCACGGTtcgatattttttaaaacaatctcTATGAACGCGTCGGTTGCATTCGCCGCAACAGAAACACTCGGCAGCCAAGGTTTCTTGGAAACAATAGGAACACATTTCGGAGGATTCCACGCGGACCGCACATTTCTTGCAAAGAAGAACGATGCGCCATTCGCTGTATAGGGTTTGGAGTCTTTGCTTACCATTACCCGTGTCGGTTCTGAAGCCACAGGCGTGGCATTGGGACAGATTGGGTAGGTCCCTGGTTTTCTTTAGGGCCGGGTGAGGATGATCGGAGATCGTGGGGCTTCGGCTTCTGCTTCGGCTTCGGCAAGGGGCCGGGGCGTTATTTGGCTTGGGGGAGCCAGAGAGGAGGCGCTTGCTGGGAGACAgagcaaaagaagaagaggaagaggaggaggtagAAGAGGAGGAAGGTTTGTTAATATTGTCGGAGGTTCCTTGATGCTGTTTCTGGATCTTCATTGCGTTGTGAAACCCGAGGACTTTGAGTTGACGAACAAGTGGGGAATTTTAGGGTTCTACATAGGAGAAATTAGAATTGGGACAGGTTGAGATTTTTGGGCCTTCATGTGTCTTATTATAACCTAATGTCTAATATAtcaataacaaaaatataatatatatatatatatatcaaatttacttattaaaaaaaatttgaattagaccatctgaattttttttttctttttatcaaataGACCATCTGATTTTAATagacaaaaaaaattctcatttgaaGCACGCGAGCGAGAGTACGCGAGCAGCCAAATTAAAATGGGATGATTTAGAgcatttttattgaattatttaaatataaatgtataatttgtataatataatatgattttatatttaactatttcatttaaaatttatttttacattagattatctattattagtcaaaataataataaaatattataaatttaataattttttttaattctcttctattaattttttttctaaattaagggcttatatgaaaatacattattattttttattaaataatatggagAAATAATGAGAATAAGGAGGGAAGAGATAGAGTgtataaagatattatttttttatttatttagatgtGAAATAGTAATAATCAAATTTGGTTGTAAACCTTAATTTTACTGCAGCTAAAagtcaaaaattttgaaattagataatccaatgtagagtattttcaaatcctattaattaaatttttcattggatttgcatttgcataatcaaatgagaatgctCTTAGGGCATCCTCATTGGTTTGGCCAAATGAGTTGCTTAgccaaattttatataatttgactCAAAAATCTTTCACATTAGATTaggcaaatctaaaataatttagacttttgcTACAGTAGTTAGCTAAAGATAGAATTGATAGGGCCCCACCAGTGGCAACTAGGTCCTACTCCTATAAATACAAATTAGAACCAATTTCTTGCATCGCCGCCTCCCCGACGTCTCTCCCAACATACTCGTTCCTTGTTTCTCGCATTTCCACTAAACAGCTCCTTTACTCAGTTCTCGATATTGCTCACACTGACCCTTTTGCATAGCCATCTCTCccctttttctttattctattaaatcTATGATAATTATAagcttttccatttctttgttttttgggaGCTGGGTGTTGAGGCTTATTTCGGTGATCTTAACAATGAGAATTTCGAGCCTCCGCCTAAGGAATTAGATCCGAAGGCTTTGATCGAGGAACATGTGCCTCCAGTT contains:
- the LOC122310947 gene encoding uncharacterized protein LOC122310947 codes for the protein MKIQKQHQGTSDNINKPSSSSTSSSSSSSFALSPSKRLLSGSPKPNNAPAPCRSRSRSRSPTISDHPHPALKKTRDLPNLSQCHACGFRTDTGNGKQRLQTLYSEWRIVLLCKKCAVRVESSEMCSYCFQETLAAECFCCGECNRRVHRDCFKKYRTVAPWSYSCSGEEFSVCVDCWVPRPIALSRALFGGRKIRRRDRSGGKARDSRILDGAKSLKDVAENANCVAKKKIEEAAKARVEAVRKAVVARRAVELATNALDFVASRDENGEKVQTVDDAELAFQLHRAMNSSPRISRNLWENKGDSLVGGSCLGYPNVCGKLEPDRSVLEPVVCAGSLDGGSSMNVNCLKSVGKIETSGVKDGECQMRCDSEFGILGVRLEGEGSCSIKLSNSNGDDNSMDSANRSSHQQHKPTMPKDKRYNGEPDRYPLKYCRRNRK